One genomic window of Cercospora beticola chromosome 5, complete sequence includes the following:
- a CDS encoding uncharacterized protein (antiSMASH:Cluster_2) has protein sequence MQSDRRRLNPPAGGTAPPIFEYPSHITRPSRTRQAEEHRKIFLRTGVVPSASGSAYYEISPQDVSSKSKDANALLIPLTSSLKIICTVHGPRPLPRTAAFSPNLLLTTHIKFAPFATRVRRGYIRDASERDLAQHLETALRGVIIGERWPKAGCEVVVTILEGEEDGFPEIGGEGRSGKGTGWGLMSVLAGCITVASAALCDAGIDCVDLVSGGVAALVERKPASTGNSEGNAEFVLDPAPPEEDIRAACVVGYMHSRDEISEMWMKGDAGVESEKLIDSAVKAAVLTRTVLAEAVKESAELKLKKLPEAANGAPPAAAAAAKGKGKDVTMTG, from the coding sequence ATGCAATCCGATCGCCGCCGTCTCAACCCTCCAGCAGGAGGCACAGCCCCTCCGATCTTCGAATACCCATCACACATCACAAGACCTTCAAGGACgcgacaagcagaagaaCACCGCAAAATCTTCCTTCGCACTGGCGTAGTCCCCTCAGCAAGCGGAAGCGCATATTATGAGATCTCGCCTCAAGACGTGTCATCAAAATCGAAAGACGCCAACGCCCTTCTGATTCCTTTGACTTCTTCTCTCAAAATCATCTGCACAGTCCACGGTCCTCGGCCCCTCCCTCGCACCGCAGCTTTTAGTCCCAATCTCCTCTTGACAACACATATCAAATTCGCGCCATTCGCGACACGAGTACGGAGAGGCTATATTCGCGATGCAAGCGAGAGGGATCTAGCGCAGCATTTGGAGACTGCGTTGAGAGGTGTGATTATTGGAGAGCGATGGCCGAAAGCTGGATGTGAAGTTGTCGTGACGATTTtggaaggcgaggaggatggatTTCCGGAGATCGGAGGCGAAGGACGGAGTGGAAAGGGAACAGGCTGGGGTCTCATGAGTGTTCTAGCGGGATGCATTACAGTGGCGAGTGCGGCATTATGCGATGCGGGAATTGATTGCGTGGATCTGGTgagtggtggtgttgcggCTTTGGTTGAGCGAAAACCTGCATCGACTGGAAACAGCGAAGGAAATGCCGAATTCGTTCTGGATCCTGCGCCACCGGAGGAAGACATTCGAGCGGCGTGTGTGGTAGGATACATGCACTCACGAGACGAGATTTCAGAAATGTGGATGAAAGGTGATGCTGGGGTGGAGAGCGAAAAACTAATTGACAGTGCTGTCAAAGCTGCTGTACTGACAAGAACGGTACTTGCGGAGGCTGTGAAGGAATCTGCTGAGTTGAAGCTCAAAAAGCTGCCCGAGGCGGCGAATGGAGCACCacctgctgcggctgcagctgcgaaaGGAAAAGGCAAGGATGTTACCATGACGGGATGA
- a CDS encoding uncharacterized protein (BUSCO:EOG09260VHV~antiSMASH:Cluster_2): protein MESISKISSLLEQARDLTLEAARDAGPRRTTKALPAAQIKKMLDSKHEREVLDGLRKVVAMQYANPPQPTLTFFPAVLKTLSNPYPSTRPLVYNYLIHHAEADPDTALLAINTIQKSLSDTNPRVRAMALKTMSGIRIPMIAQIISLAIKKGVNDLSPLVRKAAALACVKCVQLDESTRPQIEDYISTLLGDQQYYVAGAAVQALMEICPDRLDLIHPVYRRLCKMIVDMDEWGQLAVIRLFTVYSRKCFPKRTTRVKRAATQEQRAKDFYEDLEPQEETEEDYEEVEAMDPDLELFLKSIQPLLSSRNSAVILAVTRAYLYLAPSTHLAKAVGPLMALLRSPQDIRQVALYNIVQVCLIDPAQFVPYFRHFLVRATEAPQIWRLKLEVLTLMFPHSGKEIQELILAELEHFSKGHDTNLVRESVRAIGRCAQASSDRTSRRCLSLLLKQIRSPDANLVGEAMEVVRHLIQRAPEEHRKTVIRLAKNLDTLTSPSARASIVWLIGEFAGVDPENNIAADVLRILVKNYAEESDEVRAQTILLAAKVYLHYLNAKNEKQKAMDALNPEQKPVSSSTVLSPTEEEIDGFRENAFSTQNEAVPQEDQESKHPIEVLYQYTMLLARYTPSYSLRDRARLFRSLLSVQSSTELASLLLLAPKPVPQAPSPSESRKTLLLGTTSLVIGSEAGTTGMRGYEPLPEWVESGREPDPKLRDDGDRATQKGAYVPERELTAAQRLDEGLEKDPGYKSSMIGGPKKEKTLDAWLDEESESEEETEEEEETESEEETDEEEESEYETDSEEDERAGLVKS from the exons ATGGAGTCCATCAGCAAAATCAGCTCGCTGCTGGAGCAAG CACGCGACCTCACGCTCGAAGCCGCCCGCGATGCCGGACCACGAAGGACCACGAAGGCGCTGCCGGCGGCGCAGATCAAAAAGATGTTGGATAGCAAGCACGAGCGAGAGGTGCTCGATGGGCTGCGGAAAGTGGTTGCG ATGCAATATGCCAATCCTCCGCAACCGACTCTTACTTTCTTTCCCGCTGTCCTCAAGACTCTGTCGAATCCATATCCGTCAACGAGACCATTGGTATACAATTATTTGATCCATCATGCTGAGGCAGATCCGGATACTGCGTTACTGGCAATCAATACGATACAGAAGTCCCTGTCAGATACTAACCCGAGAGTACGAGCTATGGCGTTGAAGACCATGTCTGGGATCCGCATTCCCATGATCGCACAAATCATCAGCCTGGCGATTAAGAAGGGCGTCAATGATCTTTCGCCTCTCGTGCGGAAAGCCGCAGCGCTGGCTTGTGTGAAATGCGTACAGCTTGATGAGAGCACGCGGCCGCAGATCGAGGACTATATTTCAACTCTGCTCGGCGATCAACAATATTATGTTGCAGGCGCTGCTGTGCAGGCTTTAATGGAGATTTGCCCGGATCGCTTGGACCTCATACATCCTGTCTATCGCAGGCTGTGCAAGATGATTGTCGATATGGACGAGTGGGGTCAGCTGGCTGTGATTCGACTATTTACGGTATATTCGCGCAAGTGCTTTCCGAAGCGCACCACGCGAGTGAAGCGTGCGGCGACCCAGGAGCAACGAGCGAAGGACTTTTACGAGGATCTGGAGCCACAGGAGGAGACAGAGGAAGATTATGAGGAAGTCGAAGCGATGGATCCAGATCTCGAATTGTTCCTGAAATCGATCCAGCCGCTTCTATCCTCTCGCAACTCGGCCGTCATTCTCGCTGTCACCCGGGCATACCTCTATCTCGCTCCTTCAACACACCTTGCAAAAGCAGTCGGTCCGCTGATGGCGCTGCTTCGATCACCTCAGGACATTCGACAGGTGGCTCTGTACAATATCGTTCAAGTGTGTCTGATCGACCCTGCTCAGTTCGTACCATACTTTCGACATTTCCTGGTTCGCGCAACAGAAGCTCCCCAGATCTGGCGGCTGAAGTTGGAAGTTTTGACGTTGATGTTCCCGCATAGCGGCAAAGAAATACAGGAGCTTATACTGGCCGAGCTGGAGCATTTCTCGAAAGGTCACGACACGAATCTAGTCCGTGAAAGTGTTCGAGCTATTGGACGATGCGCGCAGGCATCCAGTGATAGAACATCTCGCCGATGTTTGTCCCTCCTGCTTAAGCAGATCCGCAGTCCGGATGCTAATCTGGTTGGCGAAGCGATGGAAGTCGTTCGACATCTCATCCAACGAGCACCTGAAGAACATCGCAAGACTGTTATAAGGCTAGCAAAGAACCTCGATACTCTCACGTCGCCTTCTGCACGAGCAAGCATTGTCTGGCTGATTGGAGAATTCGCTGGAGTCGATCCGGAGAACAACATCGCTGCGGATGTGTTGCGCATCTTGGTCAAAAATTATGCCGAAGAGAGCGACGAAGTGCGCGCTCAGACCATTCTGCTCGCGGCGAAAGTTTACTTGCATTACCTGAATGCTAAGaatgagaagcagaaagcaaTGGATGCGTTGAACCCGGAACAGAAACCGGTCTCTTCCAGTACTGTACTCTCGCCGACTGAAGAAGAGATCGACGGCTTCCGAGAAAACGCGTTCTCAACACAGAATGAAGCCGTGCctcaagaagaccaagaatcAAAGCATCCCATCGAAGTCCTCTACCAGTATACTATGCTCCTTGCACGATACACGCCCTCATACTCCCTTCGGGACCGCGCACGCTTGTTTCGATCTCTGCTATCAGTGCAAAGTAGCACAGAACttgcttctctactactcttagcACCCAAACCTGTCCCTCAAGCGCCCTCTCCTTCCGAAAGTCGGAAGACCTTACTGCTTGGGACGACTTCCTTGGTCATCGGATCTGAAGCTGGCACGACGGGAATGCGAGGATACGAGCCTCTGCCTGAATGGGTGGAAAGTGGCCGCGAACCTGATCCCAAGTTGCGAGACGATGGTGACCGAGCGACACAGAAGGGTGCATATGTTCCGGAGCGAGAACTGACTGCTGCACAAAGATTGGACGAGGGGTTGGAGAAGGATCCTGGCTATAAGAGCAGTATGATCGGGGGcccgaagaaggagaaaacATTGGATGCGTGGTTGGATGAGGAGAGTGAGAGTGAAGAGGAAactgaggaggaagaggagacggagagtgaagaggagactgacgaggaggaggagagtgaGTATGAGACAgacagcgaggaggatgagagaGCGGGTTTGGTGAAGTCGTAA
- a CDS encoding uncharacterized protein (antiSMASH:Cluster_2), whose protein sequence is MAIIKALAGVCLAATVLASPTPTENEPAKIEARQGTTNAPITNQNQLDAALRSLSAGATVGTAILTNIVPAPGPSSIPEFAAQIQKISATNPRDIFQNGAEILLGGLAGPGDFLTIAKAYTIESNANNINLRPAFPPVYPRNGPNDAPYSLSESQLRRAIYIPPDYTYGRKPPVLFLPGTGARAGSNFGPNIAKLFREQNVADPVFVNLPAENLDDIQNAAEYVAYAINYISRISGNRKVNTVSWSAGSVDAQWALKYWPSTRPNVANKISISGDYHGTILAQILCPGFPTPGCVPAVAQQNYNSTFINTLRNRGGDSAYVPTTNIYSIFDEIVQPQQDPNASGALLGGPNIVSNTEIQNVCTALLPGGGPNVNHEGVLYNSLAYALAKDAIVNGGPGRLDRIDTKLACSQFAAPGLTLADILATEALIPIAGAAIVAYPEKVANEPPIRAYARGDVPAGA, encoded by the exons ATGGCCATCATCAAGGCATTGGCAGGTGTCTGCCTCGCGGCCACTGTGCTTGCAAGCCCAACACCAACGGAGAACGAGCCTGCAAAGATCGAGGCACGACAAGGAACTACCAATGCTCCCATCACCAACCAGAACCAACTCGATGCTGCTCTCCGAAGCCTCAGCGCCGGTGCAACTGTCGGAACGGCCATCTTGACCAACATCGTCCCGGCCCCAGGTCCATCCAGTATCCCAGAATTCGCTGCTCAGATTCAGAAGATCTCTGCCACCAACCCACGAGATATCTTCCAAAACGGCGCTGAGATCCTCCTCGGAGGTCTGGCTGGTCCAGGAGACTTCCTCACGATCGCCAAAGCCTATACTATTGAGAGCAATGCCAACAATATCAACCTGCGCCCAGCTTTCCCACCTGTCTACCCAAGAAACGGTCCAAACGATGCGCCATACTCTTTGAGTGAATCGCAGCTCAGACGAGCCATTTACATCCCACCGGATTACACCTATGGCCGCAAGCCACCGGTTCTGTTCCTCCCAGGCACTGGTGCACGCGCCGGATCTAACTTTGGTCCTAACATCGCGAAGCTGTTCCGAGAGCAGAATGTTGCCGATCCGGTATTCGTGAATCTGCCAGCTGAGAACTTGGACGACATTCAGAACGCCGCTGAGTATGTCGCTTATGCGATCAACTACATTTCCCGCATCAGCGGAAACCGCAAG GTCAACACAGTCTCCTGGTCCGCCGGCTCCGTCGACGCCCAATGGGCCCTCAAATATTGGCCCTCCACACGCCCCAACGTCGCCAACAAAATCAGCATCTCCGGCGACTACCACGGCACAATCCTCGCCCAAATCCTCTGTCCAGGATTCCCAACCCCAGGTTGTGTCCCAGCCGTCGCACAACAAAACTACAACAGCACATTCATCAATACCCTCCGTAACCGCGGCGGAGATTCTGCTTACGTCCCCACAACAAACATCTacagcatcttcgacgaAATCGTCCAACCGCAACAAGACCCAAATGCCTCTGGCGCCCTTCTCGGAGGTCCAAATATCGTTTCTAATACTGAGATTCAAAATGTTTGCACCGCACTTTTGCCGGGTGGAGGGCCTAACGTCAACCACGAAGGCGTACTGTACAATTCTCTCGCATACGCTTTGGCGAAAGATGCAATTGTCAATGGCGGACCTGGAAGGTTGGATCGCATTGATACAAAGCTGGCTTGCTCGCAATTTGCTGCGCCCGGGTTGACGCTTGCGGATATTTTGGCGACGGAGGCTTTGATTCCTATTGCGGGAGCGGCGATTGTGGCTTATCCGGAGAAGGTTGCGAATGAGCCGCCGATTAGAGCGTACGCGAGGGGGGATGTTCCTGCGGGGGCTTAA
- a CDS encoding uncharacterized protein (antiSMASH:Cluster_2): MIMGRFHSKGHFLDIHHANAGYSSTTATTTTTTTWQPHSHIYSASTSYITPLRLAPREETTRISLQRQRYQEQHAKTLVSTSSIPGLKTSAAFFASLRTNLRLHDSPPASPLSTPNSMRGSTTTLLPPPSPLAGPVLTVDMDAPDTPLPQDNPLAGVPELSSYVATDEFEKREALKLVADSVAQQRQAANRALLSHPLNVAVVVGSLAFLARYMQNARYDWIATTLTCMGILMTAMAGCRYATQEYIRAAEDINFDWLGDADILVTKFGDEVIGTVIVEWVSGESRTKKKKAWKGFVRAWTVRLKYRHKGVGAALLEDAVSAAKKKGAESLEFAEDHANSRRVLPKLYNGTLNHYEAKAIEQLHDLMESSPRKGGKRRLTN; encoded by the exons ATGATCATGGGCCGCTTCCATTCGAAAGGCCATTTCCTCGACATCCACCATGCCAACGCTGGCtattcctccaccaccgccaccaccaccaccacaactaCCTGGCAGCCTCACTCACACATCTACTCGGCCTCGACGAGCTACATCACTCCTTTGAGACTAGCGCCGAGGGAGGAAACGACCCGCATCTCTCTCCAGCGACAACGGTATCAGGAACAGCATGCAAAGACGCTGGTGAGCACGAGTTCCATTCCCGGCCTCAAAACCTCTGCTG CTTTCTTCGCCTCGCTTCGTACGAATTTGAGGTTACACGACTCTCCACCCGCAAGCCCACTTTCCACGCCAAACTCCATGCGAGGATCGACCACAAccttgctgccgccgccttcACCTCTTGCTGGTCCCGTTCTCACCGTCGACATGGACGCTCCGGACACGCCTTTACCGCAAGACAATCCCCTGGCAGGCGTGCCCGAGTTATCGTCGTATGTCGCGACTGACGAGTTCGAGAAGAGGGAGGCGTTGAAGTTGGTGGCAGACAGTGTGGCACAGCAGCGGCAAGCAGCCAACCGAGCACTGCTGTCGCATCCGCTCAATGTGGCTGTCGTCGTTGGGTCGTTGGCGTTCCTGGCGAGATACATGCAGAATGCACGCTACGATTGGATTGCCACGACTTTAACTTGTATGGGCATCTTGATGACTGCCATGGCAGGGTGTCGCTATGCGACGCAAGAGTATATTCGTGCTGCGGAGGATATCAACTTCGACTGGTTAGGCGATGCGGATATCCTGGTCACGAAGTTTGGAGACGAAGTAATAGGAACGGTGATCGTGGAATGGGTGTCTGGAGAGAGTCGAACAAAGAAAAAAAAGGCATGGAAAGGTTTCGTAAGAGCATGGACAGTGCGACTAAAATATCGACACAAAGGTGTGGGAGCAGCACTGTTAGAAGATGCCGTGAGCGCCGCGAAGAAGAAAGGTGCCGAGTCATTGGAATTCGCAGAAGACCATGCGA ACTCTCGGCGTGTGCTTCCGAAGTTGTATAATGGTACCTTGAACCACTACGAGGCCAAGGCGATAGAGCAATTACACGATTTGATGGAGTCCAGCCCGCGGAAGGGAGGGAAACGACGACTAACGAATTAA
- a CDS encoding uncharacterized protein (antiSMASH:Cluster_2~SMCOG1030:serine/threonine protein kinase) → MNSIKRAFKADAAEQHAQVQGSLQGSPSQPTDADLKDVQRAQQRDDLHPEAQQELAQLRNTLQNNIQSSRMQHHAFEPLSLPGSQPVSRVPSGSATPSRRFASGSVEASPKPSPPTSAVHSPPLTPAASRSRDGGRAPTSAPAVRPPGDIMTPQRSASPARNENIAGPVSSHPKQQPSHSLGPSGDSQPTSKDVSPNGTPASTAPGTPRPFTPSEGKPQGLRQSQLAQSESGQSKRNSFRFGDRDPSVGFTTSGTGPSLPAVPGAANPMPMARSGSGTTLDQAKHALADDNSSKRSSFFGGKKDHSSNDSSSTLVEKGHSHSSSKSNLKRFFKFGGKDKHEKEEKDSHRGSKDGTKTPSRSTTGDGPSVPFADDHGIQSKYGKFGKMLGSGAGGSVRLMKRSGDGTVFAVKQFRDRHAYESEREYNKKVTAEFCIGSTLHHGNVIETIDIVQEKGKWYEVMEYAPFDLFATVMTGKMGREEVTCSTLQILSGVLYLHSMGLAHRDLKLDNVVINEHGIMKLIDFGSAVVFRYPFEEDIVLATGVVGSDPYLAPEVYDHSRYDPRPADIWSIAIIFCCMTLRRFPWKAPRLSDNSYRLFVSPPDPDQDKLLDQHRRSVASKAATAPPSRNPSGNDEDGNDGHKDHKHHHHHHHRETTAESAPASRTSTSEQPTIKGPIRLLRLLPRETRHIIGRMLELDPAKRATMDEILADPWVANALVCRQEENGVIIKAPNHTHALQPSNASG, encoded by the exons ATGAACTCGATCAAACGAGCTTTCAAGGCCGATGCCGCCGAGCAGCACGCCCAAGTGCAGGGCAGCTTGCAGGGAAGTCCAAGTCAGCCCACTGACGCCGACCTGAAAGACGTCCAACGCGCACAGCAACGGGACGACCTCCATCCCGAAGCGCAACAAGAGTTGGCACAACTGCGAAATACGCTGCAGAACAACATCCAGTCGTCGCGCATGCAGCATCATGCCTTTGAGCCGCTATCCCTGCCCGGCTCGCAACCAGTGTCACGA GTCCCTTCGGGCTCCGCGACTCCCTCCCGGCGATTTGCCTCAGGCTCCGTAGAGGCCTCCCCCAAGCCATCGCCGCCGACATCTGCTGTGCACTCGCCGCCGCTGACTCCAGCTGCCAGTCGCTCTCGAGATGGCGGTAGAGCTCCTACAAGCGCCCCCGCTGTGCGGCCGCCTGGTGATATCATGACTCCTCAGCGGTCAGCATCGCCAGCACGGAACGAGAATATCGCCGGTCCCGTCTCAAGTCATCCAAAGCAACAGCCATCTCATTCCCTTGGCCCTTCTGGCGACTCACAGCCTACGTCAAAGGACGTCTCTCCTAATGGCACCCCTGCGAGCACTGCTCCCGGCACTCCACGGCCCTTTACACCATCAGAGGGAAAGCCGCAAGGCCTACGTCAATCGCAGCTAGCACAATCAGAGAGTGGTCAGTCGAAGAGAAACAGCTTCAGATTCGGCGACAGAGATCCATCTGTCGGTTTCACAACTTCCGGTACTGGTCCGTCATTGCCCGCTGTGCCTGGCGCCGCGAACCCGATGCCCATGGCACGATCGGGATCAGGTACGACCTTAGACCAAGCAAAGCACGCTTTGGCGgacgacaacagcagcaaacgaTCCAGCTTCTTCGGCGGGAAGAAagaccacagcagcaacgatAGCTCATCCACGCTCGTGGAGAAGGGCCACTCGCATTCCAGTTCGAAGTCGAATTTGAAGCGATTTTTCAAGTTTGGCGGAAAGGACAAGcatgagaaggaggagaaagatTCACATAGAGGCTCAAAGGACGGAACGAAGACACCCTCGCGCAGTACTACTGGCGATGGCCCCAGCGTACCGTTCGCGGATGACCACGGCATTCAGTCCAAGTATGGTAAATTTGGCAAAATGTTGGGCTCTGGAGCCGGAGGATCTGTGCGAttgatgaagaggagcgGCGATGGAACAGTCTTCGCCGTGAAGCAATTCCGCGACCGACACGCTTACGAATCCGAACGAGAGTACAACAAAAAGGTCACGGCCGAGTTCTGCATCGGATCCACCTTGCACCACGGAAACGTCATCGAAACAATTGATATCGTGCAAGAGAAGGGCAAATGGTACGAGGTGATGGAGTATGCGCCATTCGATCTCTTTGCGACGGTCATGACGGGGAAGATGGGACGAGAGGAAGTGACATGTTCAACGCTCCAGATTCTAAGCGGTGTGCTTTACCTGCACAGCATGGGTCTTGCGCACCGAGATCTGAAACTGGACAATGTCGTGATTAACGAGCACGGCATCATGAAGCTGATCGATTTCGGTTCTGCAGTGGTGTTCAGATACCCGTTTGAGGAGGACATCGTGTTGGCGACAG GTGTTGTTGGATCTGATCCCTACCTTGCGCCTGAGGTATATGATCACTCGCGATACGATCCTCGTCCGGCGGATATCTGGTCAATAGCCATTATTTTCTGTTGTATGACGCTTCGCAGATTCCCGTGGAAAGCTCCGAGGCTGTCCGACAACAGCTACAGACTTTTTGTCTCTCCGCCAGACCCTGACCAGGACAAGCTGCTCGACCAGCATCGACGGTCCGTGGCTTCGAAAGCGGCGACAGCTCCGCCTTCGCGTAATCCTAGTGGGAACGACGAAGACGGGAATGATGGCCACAAGGATCAcaaacatcatcatcaccatcatcaccGAGAGACGACGGCGGAGAGTGCTCCTGCCAGCAGGACTTCGACATCTGAGCAACCGACAATCAAGGGGCCAATCCGATTGCTCCGACTACTCCCACGAGAGACGAGGCATATCATCGGCCGCATGCTTGAGCTTGATCCGGCGAAGCGAGCGACAATGGATGAGATCCTGGCCGATCCGTGGGTGGCGAACGCGCTGGTGTGTCGACAAGAAGAAAATGGCGTGATCATCAAGGCGCCGAATCACACACATGCACTGCAACCGAGCAATGCGAGTGGGTGA